One window of Paenibacillus albicereus genomic DNA carries:
- a CDS encoding DEAD/DEAH box helicase encodes MSSPFSALGIREELVALLHQEGILTPTPVQETAIPALLQGKDAIVQAQTGTGKTLAFALPILEGIHSNKSYTQALILTPTRELAIQISGELAKLAPALGVSVLAAYGGQDVESQIRKLKNPPHVVIATPGRLLDHLRRETVTLSSIRMLVLDEADQMLHMGFLQEVQAIIDQCSLKRQTMLFSATMPGPVKQLAARYMDVPEDIRIRSAAVTLDAIEQRVVDTTDRNKQALLLAMLDAENPYLAVVFCRTKLRAKKLTEALQETGVPADELHGDLTQAKRETVMKRFRSAKLQVLVATDVAARGLDVEGVTHVFNYDAPTDGDTYIHRIGRTGRAGESGVAITFATPRDRMSLETIEQKIRAKLKHVPGSKYGVGQGASADQDEPGKARPRRTSDASSRGGARAGGSRAGGGRKSGTGAAAHAGSASRSGGFGRRDEARGTARGASSRSDAARSSSSARSAGARPEARVASWSDEPRGGARSGGGGARSGGGSARGGSAGAGRGTAARSAAGPRSGKPTSGGTRSAGFGRGSKPASSGGRSSSPRAGGAKPGGRSGKPSPGGRSGGQGKRGR; translated from the coding sequence ATGTCATCCCCTTTTTCCGCCCTCGGCATCCGGGAGGAGCTTGTCGCCTTGCTTCACCAGGAAGGCATCCTGACTCCGACTCCCGTCCAGGAGACGGCCATTCCGGCGCTTCTCCAGGGCAAGGACGCCATCGTGCAAGCCCAGACGGGCACCGGCAAGACGCTGGCGTTCGCGCTTCCGATCCTGGAGGGCATCCATTCCAATAAAAGCTACACCCAAGCGCTCATCCTGACGCCGACGCGCGAGCTGGCGATCCAGATCAGCGGCGAGCTGGCCAAGCTCGCGCCGGCGCTCGGCGTATCCGTGCTGGCTGCCTACGGCGGCCAGGACGTCGAGTCGCAGATCCGCAAGCTGAAAAACCCGCCTCACGTCGTCATCGCGACGCCGGGCCGGCTGCTCGACCATCTGCGCCGCGAGACCGTGACGCTGAGCTCGATCCGCATGCTCGTGCTGGACGAGGCCGACCAGATGCTGCACATGGGCTTCCTCCAGGAGGTCCAGGCAATCATCGACCAATGCTCGCTCAAGCGCCAGACGATGCTCTTCTCGGCGACGATGCCGGGTCCGGTCAAGCAGCTGGCCGCCCGCTACATGGACGTGCCGGAGGACATCCGCATCCGCAGCGCGGCCGTCACGCTCGACGCCATCGAGCAGCGGGTCGTCGATACGACGGACCGCAACAAGCAGGCGCTGCTGCTGGCGATGCTCGATGCCGAGAATCCCTACCTCGCCGTCGTCTTCTGCCGCACCAAGCTGCGCGCCAAGAAGCTGACCGAGGCGCTCCAGGAAACCGGCGTGCCGGCGGACGAGCTGCACGGCGACCTGACGCAGGCCAAGCGGGAGACGGTCATGAAGCGGTTCCGCAGCGCCAAGCTGCAGGTGCTCGTCGCGACCGACGTCGCCGCGCGCGGCCTCGACGTCGAAGGCGTCACTCATGTGTTCAACTATGACGCGCCGACCGACGGCGACACGTACATCCACCGCATCGGCCGCACCGGACGCGCGGGCGAGTCCGGCGTCGCCATCACGTTCGCCACTCCGCGCGACCGGATGAGCCTGGAGACGATCGAGCAGAAGATCCGCGCCAAGCTCAAGCATGTGCCCGGCTCCAAGTACGGCGTCGGCCAGGGCGCTTCGGCGGACCAGGACGAGCCTGGGAAAGCGCGTCCGCGGCGGACAAGCGACGCATCCTCGCGCGGCGGGGCGCGCGCTGGCGGCTCCCGTGCTGGCGGCGGCCGCAAAAGCGGCACAGGCGCGGCAGCCCATGCTGGCAGCGCCTCCCGCTCCGGCGGCTTCGGCCGCCGCGACGAAGCACGCGGCACGGCTCGCGGCGCTTCCTCCCGCAGCGACGCGGCTCGCAGCAGCTCATCCGCCCGCTCCGCTGGCGCCCGCCCGGAAGCTCGCGTCGCCAGCTGGAGCGACGAGCCGCGCGGCGGAGCCCGCAGCGGCGGCGGCGGAGCCCGCAGCGGCGGCGGCAGCGCCCGCGGCGGCTCCGCAGGGGCCGGCCGCGGCACGGCTGCCCGCTCGGCCGCTGGACCGCGCAGCGGCAAGCCCACTTCCGGCGGCACCCGCTCCGCAGGCTTCGGCCGCGGCAGCAAGCCTGCCTCAAGCGGCGGACGCTCCTCCTCGCCTCGCGCGGGCGGAGCCAAGCCGGGCGGACGCAGCGGCAAGCCTTCTCCGGGCGGACGCTCCGGCGGCCAGGGCAAGCGCGGCCGGTAA
- the cimA gene encoding citramalate synthase, protein MSQAISIFDTTLRDGTQGEGISLSADDKLKIALKLDELGVHYIEGGNPGSNSKDIEFFQRVQKLGLSAKITAFGSTRRKHSVAEQDASLLRIAESGVQAATLVGKSWDFHVHTALGTTLEENLSMIFDSIAFLKQRGLEAIFDAEHFFDGFKHNPDYAVAVLRRAREAGADWLVMCDTNGGTMPAEISDIVSRIRSEIDAPLGIHTHNDCELAVANTLAAVAAGATQVQGTINGYGERCGNANLCSILPSLELKLGYSAIGRDRLRLLTPTARYISEIANVSMPVGQPYVGNAAFAHKGGIHVSAILKDSKTYEHIEPDLVGNKQRILVSELAGQSNVISKAQEMGLDVTSNNDNTRAIMERIKDLEHQGYQFEAADASLELLLRDAFGGLDEVFAVESFKILLEKTSHGMVTEAIVKLRVGQESVYTAAEGNGPVNALDNALRKALLPFYPRINDIHLADYKVRVLDEKDATAAKVRVLIESSDLSSSWNTVGVSGNVIEASWEALLDSIRYALLGMARLESHSGEDALRMRAGVVNH, encoded by the coding sequence ATGAGCCAAGCCATCTCCATCTTCGATACGACCTTACGGGACGGCACCCAAGGCGAGGGCATCAGCCTCTCCGCCGACGACAAGCTCAAGATCGCCCTCAAGCTGGATGAGCTTGGGGTCCATTATATCGAAGGCGGCAATCCGGGAAGCAACAGCAAGGACATCGAGTTTTTCCAGCGCGTGCAGAAGCTCGGCCTGAGCGCCAAGATCACCGCCTTCGGCAGCACGAGGCGCAAGCACAGCGTCGCCGAGCAGGACGCGAGCCTGCTGCGCATCGCGGAATCCGGCGTACAGGCGGCTACGCTCGTCGGCAAGTCCTGGGACTTCCACGTGCATACGGCGCTCGGCACGACGCTGGAGGAGAACCTCTCCATGATCTTCGATTCCATCGCCTTCCTCAAGCAGCGCGGCCTCGAGGCGATCTTCGACGCCGAGCATTTCTTCGACGGCTTCAAGCACAATCCCGACTACGCCGTCGCCGTCCTGCGCCGCGCGCGCGAGGCGGGAGCGGACTGGCTCGTCATGTGCGACACCAACGGCGGGACGATGCCTGCTGAAATCTCCGACATCGTGAGCCGCATCCGCTCCGAGATCGACGCCCCCCTCGGCATCCACACGCACAACGACTGCGAGCTTGCCGTCGCCAATACGCTCGCCGCCGTAGCCGCCGGCGCGACTCAGGTGCAGGGCACGATCAACGGCTATGGCGAGCGCTGCGGCAACGCCAACCTGTGCTCGATCCTGCCGAGCCTCGAGCTCAAGCTCGGCTACTCGGCCATCGGGCGCGACCGGCTCCGACTGCTGACGCCGACGGCCCGCTACATCAGCGAGATCGCCAACGTCAGCATGCCGGTCGGCCAGCCGTACGTCGGCAATGCCGCCTTTGCCCACAAAGGCGGCATCCACGTCTCGGCCATCCTCAAGGATTCCAAGACGTACGAGCATATCGAGCCGGATCTCGTCGGCAACAAGCAGCGCATCCTCGTCTCCGAGCTCGCCGGCCAGAGCAACGTCATCTCCAAGGCTCAAGAGATGGGACTGGACGTCACGAGCAACAACGACAATACGCGCGCCATCATGGAGCGGATCAAGGACCTCGAGCATCAGGGCTACCAGTTCGAGGCGGCGGACGCCAGCCTCGAGCTGCTGCTACGCGACGCGTTCGGGGGCTTGGACGAGGTGTTCGCCGTCGAATCGTTCAAGATCCTTCTCGAAAAGACCTCCCACGGGATGGTGACCGAGGCGATCGTCAAGCTGCGGGTCGGCCAGGAGTCCGTATATACCGCCGCCGAGGGCAACGGGCCGGTCAACGCGCTCGACAACGCGCTGCGCAAGGCGCTGCTGCCGTTCTATCCGCGCATCAACGACATCCATCTGGCCGACTACAAGGTGCGCGTCCTCGACGAGAAGGATGCGACGGCCGCCAAGGTGCGCGTGCTCATCGAATCCAGCGACCTTTCCAGCAGCTGGAATACCGTCGGCGTATCCGGCAACGTCATCGAAGCGAGCTGGGAGGCGCTGCTGGACAGCATCCGCTACGCCCTGCTCGGCATGGCGCGGCTTGAGAGCCATTCCGGCGAAGACGCCCTCCGCATGCGGGCCGGCGTCGTCAACCATTGA
- a CDS encoding L,D-transpeptidase, whose protein sequence is MNEKERGPGAPQEAEPAAEQRLEELKRYLVSNPSNRMAWFLLGKTYAALGKEGKANYCYLRSGPIYEAYENEPHPFENLAADDWLDRWNEPRRGRIARTAARALILAAAGMALLPAASWAPGTARQAAQDAPGERPPAVSKPERQAEEKIGIVWVDGKSFAEGAAAVAAALATSGGEEQAAALTLPVTGAHYRWRSAAAGAAQASRTAGGYLLQEPEGKEGCDCESGLSPAVDEAVRREKELQEQRWSVVSGIRSYNDRYGRWPARLEELLRPYPDNVLAGRAEGMEARFAEWLQEAQEKKTAAAQGSAGGAAPEAEPGRGRLAQAMEDRYRIVVDTKSRRLALFSGPVAVRVYAAGLGGERTPLGRFEISEKVRNPNGSATGSFGSRGMTLSDTRYAIHGTDEPDSVGKDESLGCVRLGREEVEELYDLVPIGTPVTIQEGGLERLQPESGQPKKSRYRVEPAALEENPGKRYDWL, encoded by the coding sequence GTGAACGAGAAGGAACGAGGCCCGGGCGCGCCGCAGGAAGCGGAGCCGGCGGCGGAGCAGCGCCTGGAGGAGCTCAAGCGCTATCTGGTCTCCAACCCGTCCAATCGGATGGCGTGGTTTCTGCTGGGCAAGACATACGCCGCGCTGGGCAAGGAGGGCAAGGCGAATTACTGCTATCTTCGGTCGGGCCCGATCTACGAGGCCTACGAGAACGAGCCCCACCCGTTCGAAAATCTGGCGGCGGACGATTGGCTGGACCGCTGGAACGAGCCCCGGCGCGGCCGCATCGCCAGGACGGCTGCGCGCGCCTTGATTCTGGCTGCTGCCGGCATGGCGCTGCTGCCGGCTGCTTCCTGGGCGCCTGGAACGGCAAGGCAAGCGGCGCAGGACGCCCCGGGCGAGCGGCCGCCTGCCGTGTCCAAGCCGGAGCGGCAGGCCGAAGAAAAAATCGGCATCGTATGGGTGGACGGAAAAAGCTTTGCGGAAGGGGCGGCTGCTGTCGCTGCCGCTTTGGCGACGTCAGGCGGGGAGGAGCAGGCCGCAGCGCTGACGCTGCCGGTGACGGGAGCGCACTACCGCTGGCGCTCGGCGGCGGCCGGAGCGGCTCAGGCCAGCCGCACGGCAGGCGGGTATCTGCTGCAGGAGCCCGAGGGCAAGGAAGGCTGCGACTGCGAAAGCGGCTTGTCGCCGGCCGTCGATGAGGCCGTGCGCCGCGAAAAGGAGCTGCAGGAGCAGCGCTGGTCGGTCGTCAGCGGCATCCGGAGCTATAACGACCGTTATGGCAGATGGCCTGCCCGATTGGAGGAGCTGCTGCGCCCTTACCCGGACAACGTGCTGGCAGGAAGGGCGGAAGGCATGGAGGCGCGGTTCGCCGAGTGGCTGCAGGAAGCGCAGGAGAAGAAGACGGCGGCCGCGCAAGGCTCGGCCGGCGGTGCCGCTCCTGAGGCGGAGCCGGGCCGCGGGCGGCTCGCGCAGGCGATGGAGGACCGCTACCGCATCGTCGTCGATACGAAGTCCCGCCGGCTCGCCCTATTCAGCGGTCCTGTGGCGGTTCGGGTCTATGCGGCAGGACTCGGGGGCGAACGGACGCCGCTCGGCCGCTTCGAAATCAGCGAGAAGGTGCGGAATCCGAATGGAAGCGCGACCGGCAGCTTCGGCAGCCGCGGCATGACGCTCTCCGATACCCGGTATGCCATCCACGGAACGGACGAGCCGGACTCCGTCGGCAAGGACGAGTCCCTCGGCTGCGTCCGGCTCGGCAGGGAAGAGGTGGAGGAGCTGTACGACCTGGTCCCGATCGGCACGCCGGTGACGATCCAGGAAGGCGGGCTGGAGCGGCTGCAGCCCGAATCCGGGCAGCCGAAAAAGAGCCGGTACCGGGTCGAACCCGCGGCTCTCGAGGAAAACCCCGGCAAGCGCTACGACTGGCTGTAG
- a CDS encoding YwbE family protein has product MAIQKRIDIRSGLTVDIVLKQDQRSGKLTRGVVKDILTSSPTHPHGIKVRLQDGQVGRVKAIVEYTGEA; this is encoded by the coding sequence ATGGCCATTCAGAAACGCATCGACATCCGCTCGGGACTGACCGTCGATATCGTGCTCAAGCAGGACCAGCGCTCCGGCAAGCTGACGCGCGGCGTCGTCAAGGACATCCTCACCAGCTCGCCGACGCATCCGCACGGCATCAAGGTCCGGCTGCAGGACGGACAGGTCGGCCGCGTCAAGGCGATCGTAGAATACACCGGGGAGGCGTAA
- a CDS encoding CD3324 family protein, with amino-acid sequence MNYKNGKDVLPPSLLKELQKYINGELIYIPKQQERRAAWGELSGSRKLIQRRNEDIYRCYLKGLTLADLEKKFHLSVESLRKIVVKMRAAGVRLETAAGSPAIRHEGSGVHS; translated from the coding sequence TTGAACTACAAAAATGGAAAAGACGTGCTTCCCCCTAGTCTGCTGAAAGAGCTGCAGAAATACATCAACGGGGAATTGATCTACATCCCGAAGCAGCAGGAGCGCCGCGCCGCATGGGGCGAGCTGAGCGGGTCGCGCAAGCTCATCCAGCGCCGCAACGAGGACATCTACCGCTGCTATCTGAAGGGATTGACGCTGGCCGACCTGGAGAAGAAGTTCCATCTCTCCGTCGAAAGCCTGCGCAAGATCGTCGTCAAAATGCGCGCTGCAGGCGTCCGCCTGGAGACCGCCGCCGGCTCGCCGGCCATCCGCCACGAAGGCAGCGGCGTCCACTCTTGA
- a CDS encoding quinone-dependent dihydroorotate dehydrogenase has translation MLYQSVLKPVFFRMDPEKAHHLVIDGLHQASRVPGMASMLEGLYGVPDLPELRMELFGLDFRHPVGLAAGLDKNAKSVPGFSSVGFGFMEVGTVTPLAQPGNELPRLFRLPSDEALINRMGFNNDGADAMAGRLAALERRKIPVFVNIGKNKSTPNELAHQDYITCIRKLHEHADLFVVNISSPNTPDLRALQHGDELRTLLAAVTSEIAAQASRSGARPKPVLVKIAPDMTGEQLALTAETIAESGVSGIIATNTTLSRDGLGHANRGEAGGLSGRPLRERSTEVVSELYRKTGGKLPIIGSGGIFTAEDAYAKIKAGASLVEIYTSMIYRGPGIVKDIAAGLVALLRRDGYGSIEEAIGADHQ, from the coding sequence TTGCTGTATCAATCGGTTTTGAAGCCGGTGTTCTTCCGCATGGACCCGGAAAAAGCCCATCACCTGGTCATCGACGGGCTGCATCAAGCGTCCCGCGTGCCGGGCATGGCTTCGATGCTGGAGGGCTTGTACGGCGTGCCTGACCTGCCCGAGCTGCGCATGGAGCTGTTCGGCCTCGACTTCCGCCATCCGGTCGGACTGGCGGCGGGCCTGGACAAGAACGCCAAGTCCGTCCCCGGATTTTCCAGCGTCGGATTCGGATTCATGGAGGTCGGCACGGTGACGCCTCTGGCGCAGCCGGGCAACGAGCTGCCGAGGCTGTTCCGCCTCCCGTCGGACGAAGCGCTGATTAATCGGATGGGCTTCAACAACGACGGGGCAGATGCGATGGCGGGGCGGCTCGCGGCGCTGGAGCGGCGCAAGATTCCCGTCTTCGTCAACATCGGCAAGAACAAGTCGACGCCGAACGAGCTCGCCCATCAAGACTACATAACCTGCATCCGCAAGCTGCATGAGCATGCCGACCTGTTCGTCGTGAACATCAGCTCGCCCAATACGCCGGATCTGCGAGCGCTGCAGCACGGCGACGAGCTGCGCACGCTGCTCGCCGCGGTCACCTCGGAGATCGCCGCCCAGGCGTCCCGTTCCGGCGCGCGTCCGAAGCCCGTACTCGTCAAGATCGCCCCGGACATGACCGGCGAACAGCTCGCGCTGACCGCGGAGACGATCGCCGAGAGCGGCGTCAGCGGCATCATCGCGACCAATACGACGCTGAGCCGCGACGGGCTCGGCCATGCGAACCGCGGCGAAGCCGGCGGCCTCAGCGGCCGTCCGCTGCGCGAGCGCTCGACGGAGGTCGTCTCCGAGCTGTACCGGAAGACCGGCGGCAAGCTGCCGATCATCGGCTCGGGGGGCATCTTCACGGCCGAGGATGCCTACGCCAAGATCAAGGCCGGAGCGTCGCTCGTGGAAATCTACACGTCCATGATCTACCGCGGCCCGGGCATCGTCAAGGATATCGCGGCCGGACTCGTCGCGCTGCTGCGCCGAGACGGCTACGGCTCGATCGAGGAGGCTATCGGCGCCGATCATCAATGA
- a CDS encoding nitroreductase family protein: protein MSSQAFLDAIKNRRSLYAISKEKVVPVEKVQSIIEEAVKHTPSAFNSQSARVVILFDEQSDKLWDFTLETLRVVTGGGEGFSSTEEKMAGFKAGYGTVLFFEDEHVVRSLQEQFVAYQDNFPKWSAHSSGMLQLVVWTALEAEGLGATLQHYNPLIDEQVQKEFGVPESWKLIAQMPFGKPVAPAGEKQFSPIEERVKVLK, encoded by the coding sequence ATGTCTTCGCAAGCATTCCTGGACGCCATCAAGAACCGCCGTTCCCTGTACGCCATCAGCAAGGAGAAAGTCGTGCCGGTCGAGAAGGTGCAGTCGATCATCGAAGAAGCCGTCAAGCATACGCCGTCGGCCTTCAACTCGCAGAGCGCCCGCGTCGTCATCCTGTTCGACGAGCAGTCGGACAAGCTGTGGGACTTCACGCTCGAGACGCTGCGCGTCGTGACGGGCGGAGGCGAAGGCTTCAGCTCCACCGAGGAGAAGATGGCCGGATTCAAGGCGGGCTACGGCACCGTGCTGTTCTTCGAGGACGAGCATGTCGTGCGCAGCCTGCAGGAGCAGTTCGTCGCCTATCAGGACAACTTCCCGAAATGGAGCGCCCACTCCTCCGGCATGCTGCAGCTCGTCGTCTGGACGGCGCTGGAGGCGGAAGGCCTCGGCGCGACGCTGCAGCATTACAACCCGCTCATCGACGAGCAGGTGCAGAAGGAGTTCGGCGTGCCGGAAAGCTGGAAGCTGATCGCGCAGATGCCGTTCGGCAAGCCGGTGGCTCCGGCCGGAGAGAAGCAGTTCTCGCCGATCGAGGAGCGCGTCAAGGTGTTGAAATAA
- a CDS encoding GTP pyrophosphokinase has protein sequence MDGRDWNLFLQPYEQAVEEMKVKFKTLRSELKARESYAPIEFVTGRVKKISSILEKARRLSVPMDQLETGIEDIAGIRIMCQFVDDITRVAAIVRSRQDLKLVYEKDYVTNYKDSGYRSYHMIVEYPVQTALGFKKVLAEIQIRTLAMNFWATIEHSLNYKFKESLPDDVKLRLRKAAEAAFNLDNEMSSIRSEILDAQIGFEEGSNIVNKVLSDIQDLYFYRKVREAVQFQLKFNELWEQGDTFGLKQLSGEIQSSLHKARKSPPQAEELE, from the coding sequence ATGGACGGCCGGGATTGGAATCTTTTTTTGCAGCCTTATGAACAGGCAGTCGAGGAAATGAAGGTCAAATTCAAAACGCTCCGTTCGGAATTGAAGGCCAGGGAGTCCTACGCTCCCATCGAATTCGTCACCGGCAGGGTGAAGAAAATCTCCAGCATCCTCGAAAAGGCGCGCAGGCTGAGCGTGCCGATGGATCAGCTGGAGACGGGCATCGAGGACATCGCCGGCATCCGCATCATGTGCCAGTTCGTCGACGACATCACGCGCGTGGCCGCGATCGTCCGCTCGAGGCAGGATCTGAAGCTCGTCTATGAGAAGGATTATGTGACGAACTACAAGGACAGCGGCTACCGCAGCTATCATATGATCGTGGAATATCCCGTGCAGACGGCGCTCGGATTCAAGAAGGTGCTGGCGGAGATCCAGATCCGCACGCTCGCGATGAATTTCTGGGCGACGATCGAGCACTCGCTCAACTACAAATTCAAGGAGAGCCTGCCCGATGACGTGAAGCTTCGGCTGCGCAAGGCGGCGGAGGCGGCGTTCAACCTCGACAATGAAATGTCGAGCATCCGCAGCGAGATTCTCGACGCGCAGATCGGCTTCGAGGAAGGCTCCAACATCGTCAATAAGGTGCTGAGCGACATCCAGGACTTGTATTTCTACCGCAAGGTGCGGGAGGCGGTGCAATTCCAGCTCAAGTTCAACGAGCTGTGGGAGCAGGGGGACACGTTCGGCCTCAAGCAGCTGTCCGGCGAAATCCAGTCCTCGCTGCACAAGGCCCGCAAGAGCCCGCCGCAGGCCGAAGAGCTGGAGTAA
- a CDS encoding DNA polymerase IV — protein sequence MAEAEAGKEARKGRIILHLDMNAFYCSVHEAEEPEKYAGKPTAVAGSVELRKGIIVTCSYPARAKGVRTGMTVRQGLELCPELILIRPDFDLYRRYSLGFRQIAASYSPVMETVSIDECYLDITGSSLFGAPIEIAETIQRRIRLEWSLPCSVGIGPNKLLAKMASDMKKPSGLTVLRIRDVPRLLWDKPCDQLFGIGRKTADKLRKLNIRTIGQLAAADESLLLSQFGVYGAHMKDAARGIDRSPVREAREASKSVGHTTTLPENLSARSDIHRVLLNLADQTARRMRRKGFVAGCVQITVRLPDMTTYTRSRTLDKTLEDAASIHREACRLFDEHWPTPVPVRLLGITLQSLQPKDSAAVQLDLFDYEQEPRREALTKAMDALRDKFGESAVLTAGMLGEDPSALIRNRKLRGTSLQIDEDFVIN from the coding sequence ATGGCGGAAGCGGAAGCCGGCAAAGAAGCGCGGAAAGGGCGGATCATCCTGCACCTGGACATGAACGCCTTCTATTGCTCGGTCCACGAGGCGGAGGAGCCGGAGAAATACGCGGGCAAGCCGACGGCGGTGGCGGGCAGCGTGGAGCTGCGCAAAGGAATCATCGTCACCTGCTCCTACCCGGCGCGCGCCAAGGGCGTGCGCACCGGCATGACCGTCCGCCAGGGGCTGGAGCTGTGCCCCGAGCTGATCCTGATCCGGCCGGACTTCGATCTGTACCGGCGCTACTCGCTCGGCTTTCGGCAGATCGCCGCCTCCTATTCGCCGGTTATGGAGACGGTATCGATCGACGAATGCTACCTCGACATCACCGGCTCGTCGCTGTTCGGCGCTCCGATCGAGATCGCCGAGACGATCCAGCGCCGCATCCGGCTGGAATGGTCGCTGCCGTGCTCGGTCGGCATCGGTCCGAACAAGCTGCTCGCCAAGATGGCATCGGATATGAAGAAGCCGTCCGGGCTGACCGTGCTGCGCATCCGCGACGTGCCGCGGCTGCTCTGGGACAAGCCATGCGACCAGCTGTTCGGCATCGGACGCAAGACGGCCGACAAGCTGCGCAAGCTCAATATCCGCACGATCGGCCAGCTCGCGGCGGCGGATGAGTCGCTGCTGCTGTCCCAGTTCGGCGTGTACGGGGCTCACATGAAGGATGCCGCTCGCGGCATCGACCGCTCGCCGGTGCGCGAGGCGAGAGAGGCGAGCAAGTCCGTCGGCCATACGACGACGCTGCCCGAGAACCTGTCGGCCCGATCGGATATCCACCGGGTGCTGCTCAACCTTGCCGATCAGACGGCCCGGCGGATGCGGCGCAAGGGCTTCGTCGCCGGCTGCGTGCAGATTACGGTGCGGCTGCCGGACATGACGACCTATACTCGCTCCCGGACGCTGGACAAGACGCTGGAAGACGCGGCGAGCATCCACCGCGAGGCCTGCCGCCTCTTCGACGAGCACTGGCCGACGCCGGTGCCGGTGCGGCTGCTCGGCATCACGCTGCAGAGCCTGCAGCCCAAGGACAGCGCGGCGGTGCAGCTCGATCTGTTCGATTACGAGCAGGAGCCGCGGCGGGAAGCGCTGACCAAGGCGATGGACGCGCTCCGGGACAAATTCGGGGAGAGCGCCGTGCTGACGGCGGGCATGCTGGGAGAGGACCCGTCGGCGCTCATCCGCAACCGCAAGCTGCGCGGCACCTCCTTGCAAATCGATGAGGATTTTGTTATAAATTGA
- a CDS encoding pseudouridine synthase encodes MSRRIRLDKLLSSMGHGSRAEIKRIVKAGRVAVDGQAEKDSGRIVDPQQEKVELDGQTVLFRDKIYLMLHKPPGVISATEDGRERTVIDLLAPEDRVLEPFPVGRLDKDTVGLLLLTNDGQLAHELLSPRKHVPKTYEALVRSADPVGERERALFQTGVELDDGYVTMPAELEVLGSREADSADPGEEADGGVLSSIRLTIREGKFHQVKRMFQAAGGRVVHLKRVSMGPLVLDDRLPIGSYRELTEEELASLQADALKAYREKLR; translated from the coding sequence ATGAGCCGGAGAATCAGGCTGGACAAGCTGCTCTCGAGCATGGGGCATGGGTCGCGAGCCGAGATCAAGCGGATCGTCAAGGCTGGCCGCGTCGCCGTAGACGGGCAGGCCGAGAAGGACAGCGGTCGGATCGTCGACCCGCAGCAGGAAAAGGTCGAGCTGGACGGGCAGACCGTCCTTTTCCGCGACAAAATTTATCTGATGCTCCATAAGCCTCCCGGCGTCATCTCGGCGACGGAGGATGGTCGCGAGCGCACCGTCATCGATCTGCTCGCGCCGGAGGATCGCGTGCTGGAGCCGTTCCCGGTCGGCCGGCTCGACAAGGACACGGTCGGGCTGCTGCTGCTCACGAACGACGGCCAGCTCGCGCACGAGCTGCTCTCCCCGCGCAAGCATGTGCCCAAGACGTACGAGGCGCTCGTGCGGTCGGCCGATCCGGTCGGAGAGCGGGAAAGAGCGCTGTTCCAGACCGGAGTCGAGCTGGACGACGGCTATGTGACGATGCCGGCCGAGCTGGAGGTTCTCGGCTCGCGGGAGGCGGACTCGGCCGATCCCGGGGAGGAAGCGGACGGCGGCGTGCTGTCGTCCATCCGGCTGACGATCCGCGAAGGCAAGTTCCACCAGGTGAAGCGCATGTTCCAGGCCGCCGGAGGCCGGGTCGTCCATCTCAAGCGGGTGTCCATGGGACCGCTTGTCCTCGACGACAGGCTGCCGATCGGCTCGTACCGGGAGCTGACCGAGGAGGAGCTGGCCTCGCTGCAGGCCGACGCGCTCAAGGCGTACCGGGAGAAGCTGCGGTAA
- a CDS encoding ferredoxin: MGKYTWVDKDTCIACGACGATAPDIYDYDDEGLAETIYESDGNTGTKIIPDDLFDDLQDACDGCPTDSIKIADEPFNM, translated from the coding sequence ATGGGCAAATATACATGGGTCGATAAAGATACGTGCATCGCGTGCGGAGCATGCGGCGCGACGGCCCCGGATATTTACGATTACGATGACGAGGGTCTTGCCGAGACGATCTACGAAAGCGACGGCAACACGGGCACGAAGATCATTCCGGACGATCTGTTCGACGATCTGCAGGACGCGTGCGACGGATGTCCGACCGACTCCATCAAGATCGCCGACGAGCCATTTAATATGTAA
- a CDS encoding YjcZ family sporulation protein, with amino-acid sequence MSVAGFGGGYTGTATILVLFILLVIVSQVFLY; translated from the coding sequence ATGTCCGTCGCAGGCTTCGGTGGAGGTTATACCGGCACCGCTACGATTCTGGTGCTGTTCATCCTGCTCGTTATCGTTTCCCAGGTTTTCCTGTACTAA